Proteins encoded within one genomic window of Microbacterium soli:
- the chvE gene encoding multiple monosaccharide ABC transporter substrate-binding protein — protein MKRNLLRTIALSGAVALGLGLTACGSDSTEPAADGGDSTAEELLVGVAMPTETSERWIADGDAVKSQLEEAGYEVDLQFANDDIPRQQQQLDQMITNGADILIVASIDGTALATQLENAASKGIPVIAYDRLINGTEDVDFYVTFDNFQVGVQQAQSLLRGLGYLDENYEETGLDENKTIELFAGSPDDNNATFFYNGAMETLQPYFDDGRLTVGSGQTDFDTISTLRWDQAIAQKRMEDLITSTYDGGAKALDGVLSPFDGISRGVITALENAGYGSTLEEGLPIVSGQDADVASVKMINEGVQYATIFKDTRKLATQAAAAAEAFAAGEDPEPNDTESYDNGVKVVPSYLLESDIVVADNIQSLLIDSGYWTEAEVASGVAE, from the coding sequence ATGAAGCGGAACCTTCTGCGCACGATCGCACTGTCCGGGGCGGTGGCACTCGGGCTCGGGCTCACGGCCTGCGGCTCGGACTCCACGGAGCCCGCTGCGGATGGCGGGGACAGCACGGCCGAGGAGCTCCTGGTCGGCGTCGCGATGCCGACGGAGACCTCGGAGCGCTGGATCGCCGACGGCGACGCCGTCAAGTCCCAGCTCGAGGAGGCCGGCTACGAGGTCGACCTGCAGTTCGCCAACGACGACATCCCGCGTCAGCAGCAGCAGCTGGACCAGATGATCACCAACGGTGCGGACATCCTCATCGTCGCGTCGATCGACGGCACAGCACTGGCGACCCAGCTGGAGAACGCCGCCAGCAAGGGCATCCCGGTCATCGCCTACGACCGGCTCATCAACGGCACGGAGGATGTCGACTTCTACGTCACCTTCGACAACTTCCAGGTCGGTGTCCAGCAGGCCCAGTCGCTGCTGCGCGGACTCGGGTACCTCGATGAGAACTACGAGGAGACGGGGCTCGACGAGAACAAGACCATCGAGCTGTTCGCCGGATCGCCCGATGACAACAACGCGACCTTCTTCTACAACGGCGCGATGGAGACGCTGCAGCCGTACTTCGACGACGGCCGTCTGACGGTCGGCTCCGGTCAGACCGACTTCGACACCATCTCCACGCTGCGCTGGGACCAGGCCATCGCGCAGAAGCGCATGGAGGACCTCATCACCAGCACCTATGACGGCGGAGCGAAGGCGCTCGACGGCGTCCTCTCGCCGTTCGACGGCATCTCCCGCGGCGTGATCACGGCGCTGGAGAACGCCGGATACGGCTCGACGCTCGAGGAGGGGCTGCCGATCGTCTCCGGTCAGGATGCCGATGTCGCGTCGGTCAAGATGATCAACGAGGGCGTGCAGTACGCCACGATCTTCAAGGACACCCGCAAGCTCGCGACCCAGGCCGCGGCTGCGGCGGAGGCCTTCGCCGCGGGTGAGGACCCGGAGCCCAACGACACCGAGTCGTACGACAACGGTGTGAAGGTCGTCCCGTCGTACCTGCTGGAGTCGGACATCGTCGTGGCCGACAACATCCAGAGCCTGCTGATCGACTCGGGGTACTGGACCGAGGCCGAGGTCGCCTCCGGCGTCGCCGAGTAA
- the mmsA gene encoding multiple monosaccharide ABC transporter ATP-binding protein, producing MSDVILEMRSITKNFPGVKVLDQVSLRVERGEIHAICGENGAGKSTLMKVLSGVYPYGSYDGEIVFNGEGQRFDAIKDSERAGIVIIHQELALVPYLSIGENIFLGNEVVRRGLINWHEVNAHASALMERIGLSENPTTLVGQLGVGKQQLVEIAKALTKDVKLLILDEPTAALNDTDSAHLLGLLRELRDQGITCIIISHKLGEIVDIADSTTIIRDGRTIETIDMHGPDATQERIIRGMVGRELASRFPPRTPEVGEEIFRVEDWTVMHPTQADRVVVDGASISVRAGEIVGIAGLMGAGRTEFMMSVFGRSYGRDARGRVLLRGEEISTRTVKEAIGNRIAYVSEDRKQYGLNLISDIKTNISSSALGKLATASIFVNGNEEIRVAEQFRQDLNIKSPTVAQVVGNLSGGNQQKVVLSKWLYTDPDVLILDEPTRGIDVGAKYEIYEIIGALAAAGKAIIVVSSELPELLGLSDRIYTLAYGRITGELPRAQATQEKLMSLMTIETKEAVA from the coding sequence ATGTCCGACGTCATCCTCGAGATGCGCAGCATCACCAAGAACTTCCCCGGCGTGAAGGTGCTCGATCAGGTGAGCCTGCGTGTCGAGCGCGGTGAGATCCACGCCATCTGCGGCGAGAACGGCGCCGGGAAGTCGACCCTGATGAAGGTCCTCTCCGGCGTGTACCCCTACGGCAGCTACGACGGCGAGATCGTCTTCAACGGCGAGGGCCAGAGGTTCGACGCGATCAAGGACTCCGAGCGGGCCGGGATCGTCATCATCCACCAGGAACTCGCACTGGTCCCGTATCTGTCGATCGGAGAGAACATCTTCCTCGGCAATGAGGTCGTCCGCCGCGGACTCATCAACTGGCACGAGGTGAACGCCCACGCCTCCGCGCTGATGGAGCGGATCGGTCTGAGCGAGAACCCGACCACTCTCGTCGGCCAACTCGGCGTGGGCAAGCAGCAGCTGGTGGAGATCGCCAAGGCGCTGACCAAGGACGTCAAGCTGCTCATCCTCGACGAGCCGACAGCCGCGCTGAACGACACCGACTCGGCGCACCTGCTCGGCCTGCTCCGAGAGCTGCGCGACCAGGGCATCACCTGCATCATCATCAGCCACAAGCTCGGGGAGATCGTCGACATCGCGGATTCGACGACGATCATCCGCGACGGCAGGACGATCGAGACGATCGACATGCACGGCCCGGATGCCACGCAGGAGCGCATCATCCGCGGGATGGTGGGCCGCGAGCTGGCCAGCCGGTTCCCCCCGCGCACCCCGGAGGTCGGCGAGGAGATCTTCCGCGTCGAGGACTGGACGGTCATGCATCCGACCCAGGCCGACCGCGTCGTCGTCGACGGCGCGTCGATCTCCGTCCGCGCGGGTGAGATCGTCGGCATCGCCGGGCTCATGGGCGCCGGACGCACGGAGTTCATGATGAGCGTCTTCGGGCGCAGCTACGGCCGGGACGCGCGGGGACGGGTGCTCCTGCGCGGCGAGGAGATCTCCACCCGAACCGTGAAGGAGGCGATCGGCAACCGGATCGCCTACGTGTCGGAGGACCGCAAGCAGTACGGGCTCAACCTCATCAGCGACATCAAGACGAACATCTCCTCCTCCGCGCTGGGCAAGCTCGCCACCGCCTCGATCTTCGTCAACGGCAATGAGGAGATCCGGGTCGCCGAGCAGTTCCGGCAGGACCTGAACATCAAGTCCCCCACCGTCGCGCAGGTCGTGGGCAACCTCTCCGGCGGGAACCAGCAGAAGGTCGTCCTGTCGAAATGGCTGTACACCGATCCGGACGTGCTCATCCTCGATGAGCCGACGCGAGGCATCGACGTCGGAGCGAAGTACGAGATCTACGAGATCATCGGCGCCCTGGCGGCGGCCGGGAAGGCGATCATCGTGGTCTCCAGCGAGCTGCCCGAGCTGCTCGGGCTCTCCGACCGCATCTACACACTGGCCTATGGGCGCATCACGGGCGAGCTTCCCCGCGCGCAGGCGACGCAGGAGAAGCTCATGTCCCTCATGACGATCGAGACGAAGGAGGCCGTTGCATGA
- the mmsB gene encoding multiple monosaccharide ABC transporter permease, which translates to MSNVFTEVTDLIKHNLRTSGIYIAFIAIVVIFTITTGGTLLNPENVTNLVLQNAHILIMALGMILMIVGGHIDLSVGSVLAFASAVSAVLVIRMGMPWWVGITAAIITGILVGVWQGFWVAYVGIPAFIVTLAGMLLFRGLTWLVLDNVSLSPFPRGYREVASGFIPSVLGEITVGQGQGLKSVAQTVDIFTLLIGVVAVIGLIAAAWRSRRARLGYNQPVESMALFVIKLVVLSAVILAFAWAMAYNRGFPIVLIIVAVLILVYNVVTNRTVFGRHVYAVGGNLSAARLSGVNVRSTNFWIMTNMGFLTGVAAAVFSARSNGAQPGMGNMFELDVIAACFIGGASTMGGVGRVGGALVGGLVMAVISNGMQLMGVPQSAQQIIKGLVLLLAVAFDIYNKRRAGATR; encoded by the coding sequence ATGAGCAACGTCTTCACCGAGGTCACCGACCTCATCAAGCACAATCTGCGCACCTCCGGCATCTACATCGCGTTCATCGCGATCGTCGTGATCTTCACGATCACGACAGGGGGAACGCTGCTGAACCCCGAGAACGTGACCAACCTCGTGCTGCAGAACGCGCACATCCTCATCATGGCGCTCGGGATGATCCTGATGATCGTGGGCGGGCACATCGACCTGTCCGTCGGTTCCGTCCTCGCCTTCGCCTCCGCGGTGTCCGCGGTGCTGGTCATCCGGATGGGCATGCCCTGGTGGGTCGGGATCACCGCCGCGATCATCACCGGCATCCTCGTCGGAGTCTGGCAGGGGTTCTGGGTGGCGTACGTGGGCATCCCCGCGTTCATCGTGACCCTGGCCGGAATGCTGCTGTTCCGCGGCCTGACCTGGCTGGTGCTCGACAACGTCTCGCTGTCGCCGTTCCCCCGCGGATACCGCGAGGTCGCCAGCGGATTCATCCCCTCCGTGCTCGGGGAGATCACAGTCGGTCAGGGACAGGGCCTGAAGAGCGTCGCGCAGACCGTCGACATCTTCACGCTTCTCATCGGCGTCGTGGCCGTGATCGGGCTGATCGCCGCGGCCTGGCGCAGTCGCCGCGCCCGTCTGGGCTACAACCAGCCGGTCGAGTCGATGGCGCTGTTCGTCATCAAGCTCGTCGTGCTCTCCGCCGTGATCCTCGCCTTCGCCTGGGCGATGGCGTACAACCGCGGTTTCCCCATCGTGCTGATCATCGTGGCGGTGCTGATCCTCGTCTACAACGTGGTGACCAATCGCACCGTGTTCGGCCGCCACGTGTACGCCGTGGGCGGGAACCTGTCCGCCGCGCGCCTGTCCGGGGTGAACGTGCGCAGCACGAACTTCTGGATCATGACCAACATGGGTTTCCTCACCGGTGTGGCCGCCGCCGTGTTCTCCGCGCGATCCAACGGCGCGCAGCCGGGCATGGGGAACATGTTCGAGCTCGACGTGATCGCGGCGTGCTTCATCGGCGGTGCGTCCACCATGGGCGGCGTCGGCCGCGTCGGCGGAGCCCTGGTGGGAGGTCTGGTCATGGCGGTGATCTCCAACGGCATGCAGCTGATGGGCGTTCCGCAGTCCGCGCAGCAGATCATCAAGGGTCTGGTGCTTCTGCTGGCCGTCGCCTTCGACATCTACAACAAGCGTCGTGCGGGTGCGACCCGATGA